In Acidisarcina polymorpha, the DNA window AAGCTGCAAGAACCGGCAGTGGCCAGTGACCCCACCAGCAATCAGCGAGACGAGCAACTGCCGAGCTATAACGCCTATTCTCCTGATGGCGATGTAACCGCGCCTCTCATCTACGTGAACTATGGCCTGGCTGAGGATTATGAGCAGCTCGCCCGCTATGGCATTTCTGTGAAGGGCGCGATCGTCATTGCTCGTTATGGACACTCCTGGCGCGGCATCAAGCCAAAATTAGCCGCCGAGCATGGGGCGATCGGGTGCATCATCTACTCCGATCCGGCAGATGATGGCTATACCTATGACGATGTTTTTCCAAAAGGACCGATGCGGCCGTCGGAGGGAGTCCAACGTGGCAGCGTGCTCGATGCCCCCCTCTATCCCGGAGATCCATTGACGCCTGGAATCGGCGCCACCGCGGACGCCAAGCGCTTAAAGCGCGAGGATGCACAATCGCTGGCCAAGATACCGGTGCTTCCCATCTCGTACGGAGACGCCCAACCTTTACTCGCGGCTCTCCAAGGCCCGGTCGCTCCCGAAAATTGGCGTGGCGCGCTCCCCTTGACTTACCGCATCGGGCCAACCGCGGAAAAGGTCCACCTGGAGTTGGCGTTTAACTGGGACTTGAAGCCGGTCTACGACGTCATTGCCACCATGCGCGGCTCCGAAGAGCCGGATGTCTGGATACTTCGCGCCAATCATCACGATGGCTGGGTTAATGGAGCGGATGATCCGATATCAGGACAGGTGGCTTTGCTGGAGGAGGCCCGCGCGATCGGCCAACTAGCTGCATCCGGATGGAAGCCGAAACGGACGATTATCTATTGTTCATGGGATGGCGAGGAACCGATGTTGCTGGGCTCGACGGAGTGGGCCGAGCAACATGCCGAGGAGCTTCGCGAGCATGCCGCTGTGTATATCAACAGCGACGGCAATGAGCGCGGTTACCTCTCCGCTCAAGGATCTCATTCTCTCGAGCCACTCGTGAACGAGGTCGCGCGCGGGATTGCCGATCCGGAAACCAAGGCTTCCGTTTGGCAGCGGCTGCAGGCTTATGAGCTCCTCCACGGAACAGCCGATGAACGCAAGGATGCCGCCAGCCGCTCCGATTTGCGAATCGGCGCGTTGGGCTCCGGGTCGGATTTCGCCGCTTTTCTCGATCACCTCGGCATCGCCTCGCTCGACCTCGGTTATAGCGGCGAGGACGACGAGGGAGTCTACCACTCCATCTACGACGACTTTTATTGGTACACCCACTTCGCCGATACGACCTTCGTGTACGGCCGGGCGCTGGCGCAGACCAACGGCACCCTGGTTTTGAGGATGGCGGAGTCGGACTTATTGCCGTATGACTTTGCGGCGCTTGCCGATACTCTGCACGTCTATGCCACCGAAGTGAAGGCGCTGCTCGAAACGCTCCGTACTGAGGCGAAAGAGCGTCAGGCGGCGCTAAGTCTGAATGCTTACGTGCTGACCAACGATCCTAAGCACCCGATGGTGGCTCCGCCGTCGCTCGAAACCCCGCCATTCCTCAATTTTGCCCCGCTCGACAATGCCCTGGCTTCGTTGGACAAGGCTTCCGGCGATTACGCGAAGGCACGCTCCGACGCCAGCGGCAAGGCTCTTTTCAGCGCGAGCCTGAAGGCGCTGAACGCGCAGCTCACCCAGGCCGAGCGTCAACTGACGAGTCCGCAGGGGCTGCCGCGGCGCCCCTGGATGGAGCATTTGATCTATGCTCCGGGCTGGTATACCGGCTATGGCGCGAAGACGCTGCCTGGCATCCGCGAGGCGATCGAGGAGCGGAGGTATGCCGATGCCGATGCCCAGATCGTGCTGGTCGCCCAAGCTATCGAGAATGAGGCCAGGTTCGTGGAGCTTCTTACTGGGGAATTAAAGGCCGTCGCGCGGCAATGAACCTTCACTATCTAGCGGCTGCTGGCTGGATAACCGTGGGTGGCATGGGCTGAGGCAGCGCAACTGAAAGCCAGGCGGTCTATATCCTGCTACCATCGAATGAAGTGCGTTTATGAGTCCACAAGAGATCGTCATCAAGCTGTTTCAATTTGCAATTCTCCTGTTCGCGTTGAGCCTCCATGAGGCTTCGCACGCCTGGATGGCTTCGCGGTTGGGCGATCAGACGGCGCGCATGCTTGGCCGAGTCACCCTGAATCCAATCAAGCATATCGATCCGATCGGCACGCTTCTTTTCCCCTTAATTGCGATGTTCTCTGGAATTCCTCTGCTCGGTTGGGCGAAGCCGACGCCGGTAACCGGACGTAATTTCAGGAATTATAAGCGTGACGATATTCTGGTGACGCTCGCCGGCCCGTGCAGCAATCTGCTGGCGGCCTTTGCCTTCGTAATCCTGCTGGTGGTGATCGCGAAGACCTCGCAGCTTGGCAATGATGTCGTGCACCAGGTGGCATCGGGCCAAATTAACGTCTTTCAAAGCACCATCATGCTGCCGGTCGTGCTGTTCTGCTACTTTGGCATCATCATCAATCTCTTCCTGACGGCCTTCAACCTGCTGCCGCTTCCGCCGCTCGACGGCAGCCACATCTTCCGGCACATGCTGCCGTATAGCTGGACGGCGATGTACGATCGGCTCGGCATGATCAGCCTCTTCCTGATGATCTTCTTCGGGGGCCGGGTGGTCGGATTCGTGGTGAGCCCAGTGCTCTTCGCAATTCGATCCATGTTGTTTTCGCTCTAGGCTGGTCGTCCAGGGTTAGTGAACTCGGCGGTGCTTCGCGAACCTGGGGCGCCCGCTCCGATTCCGTACAATAGGACGAGTGCCAGAGGCCAGAATCCTTTCTCTGGGCGCGGTGACTTTCTTGTGGTTGCAAGGACTTGAGTGACGACTTCTTCTGAAACATCTTTGAGCGATGCAAGCCTGGCGGCTGAATCCGGTAACAGAAAGCGCGTGCTGAGTGGCATGCGGCCGACCGGCAAGCTGCACCTGGGCAACTATATGGGCGCGCTGCATAACTGGGTCGGCATGCAGGACGAGTACGAATGCTACTTCTTCATCGCCGACTATCATGCGCTCACGACCGACTATGCTGATCCCTCCAGCGTAAAGCAGAACACGCTTGAAGTGGGCATGGACTTTCTGGCCGCCGGCCTCGATCCCGAGCGCAGCGCACTGTTTATTCAGAGCCACGTCGTGCAGCATGCCGAACTGCACTTGCTATTGTCCATGATCACCTCTCTGGGATGGTTGGAGCGCGTTCCTTCTTATAAGGAGCAGCAGGAGAACATTGTCGGCAAGGACCTGACGACTTATGGATTTCTCGGTTATCCGCTATTGCAGTCGGCAGACATTCTTGTGTATCAGCCGCAATTTGTGCCGGTCGGACAGGATCAGGCCGCGCACGTCGAGCTGACACGGGAGATTGCGAGGCGGTTTAACGGCTACTACTGTGGAAAGAAATCCGAAGATTTGAGTGAGGTTCTTCCCGAACCACAAGCCCTGCTGACTCCATCCCCAAAGCTTCCTGGCACGGATGGCCGCAAGATGTCCAAGAGCTACGGAAATTTCATTCTGCTCACCGATCCCGAAGATGAAATCCGCAAGAAACTGAAGACCATGGTGACCGACCCGGCGCGAGTGCGGCGGAGCGATCCCGGCAATCCCGACAAGTGTCCGGTTGGCGACCTGCATAAGGTCTTTTCGAGTCCGGAGACACTCGCTAAAGTGTACGAAGGCTGCACCACTGCCGGCATCGGCTGTATCGAGTGCAAAGGCTGGGCCGCCGATTCGATCGTGGCCGCGTTGAGGCCAATTCAGGAACGGCGTAGACCTTTTGAAGAGAATCCCGAGCTGGTTTGGGAGATCCTCGAAGATGGGGGAGCCAAGGCAAGAAAGCGCGCCGAGCAGACGATGGTTGAGGTCCGCGAGGTGATGGGGCTTTCGCCGCGGCGCCGAGGCTCGATCGGCACATGACCGAAGCAAACGCCAACCCGAATGCGGCTGCCAGAGTAGACGCGAAAGCGCCCTATGAGAAGACCGCCTCCGACCTGAAGAAGGAGGCAGCGAACGTTTCGCCGTTTTCGGTGAGCGTGGGTCAGGTCTACGACGGTCCTCTCGATCTGCTGCTGGACCTCATTCGCAAGCAAGACATCGACATCTACGACATACCCATCGCGAAGATTACTGCGCAGTTCCTCTCCTACGTCGAAGGATTGAAGCAGACCGACATCGATGTTGCCGGCGAGTTCATCTACACCGCCTCGCTGCTGATTCATATCAAGAGCAAGATGCTGCTGCCGCGATCACCAGCGGAATCGGGCGACGCCGAGACTGAAGATCCTCGCCGTGAACTGGTGGAGCGGCTGCTTGAACACGAACGCTTCAAGAATGCGGCGCAGATGCTGGCGCAAAAGCAGCAGATCGAGAACGCGACCTGGAGCAACCCGCAGATGCGCGAGTTCCTCAACGCTGATGGCCCAGGGCAGGACATTGTCCAGGAGATCGCCGCTGACACCGTGGATCTGGTCCGCGTCTTTCGGCAAGTCCTGGAGCGGGCGCGAACTCGCCCTGTCCTCGATGTCGAGGAAGACACGGTGACCGTGGGAAAGATGATCGAGGTTGTGCGCAGGCGATTAGTTATGGAGGACAAGCCCATAGCGCTGCGGCGGCTGCTGGCGAACACCCGCTCTGAGCGCGCCTTGATCTGCATGTTCCTGGCGCTGCTGGAACTCGTGCGGCTGCAGGCGATTCTACTCAGGCAGGAACAGAACTTCAGTGACATCCTGATCAAGAAGCACGCTGATTTCGAAAGTGTACTCAACGCGCGCATGGCCGACGCTCGCGAAGAATGGGATTAGCAGGGCTTTCAGTCGCTGCTCAGGCAGTATTTCATGAGGATCGATCGCCATTGCGGTTTTTCTTGAACGAAGACCCAAGTAAGCGCTTCCTGTGTTGCAATTGAGCTATGGCAGAGTCTGTACAGAGTCTTCCCCGGAAGAATATTCTGACGCACACCCCTTTGATGGCGCTGGCAGTCGCCGCCTTCGGCATTGGAACTTCGGAATTCATCATCATGGGACTGCTGCCGAACTTGGCGGACAGCTTTCAGGTGAGCATCCCCAAGGCCGGCATATTGGTCACGGCTTATGCGCTGAGCGTCACCGTGGGATCGCCGGTGGTGGCGTTGGCGACTGCGAGGTTAGAGCGCAAACGGGCTCTACTCCTGCTGCTGGGCGTCTTCATCCTGGGTAATCTCGCCTGTGCAGCGGCTCCGACGTACAACATGTTGTTTTTAGCGCGGGTGTTGACGGCGCTTTCGCACGGCGCGTTCTTTGGCATTGGCAGCGTGGTCGCTTCGAACCTGGTCGCGAGCAACCAGCGGGCGCAAGCCATCGCGATAATGTTTTCGGGGCTGACGTTGGCCAATGTCCTGGGAGTGCCGGCGGGAACCGCTCTGGGACAGGCATTTGGTTGGCGGGCTTCCTTCTGGGCGATTGTGCCGATTGGGTTGATCGCTGCCGTGGCGGTTTTCTGGCTGGTTCCAAGGCAGCCAAAGGTCAGCAGTGAACTCATCCACGAATTTCGTGTCTTGCGGAATCCGCGAGTGCTGCTGGTGCTGGCGATGAGCGTCCTCGGCTCGGCGTCGCTGTTCTGCGTCTTCACTTACATCGCGCCCACGCTCGAGAAGGTTACGGCGATCTCTCCCCATGGGGTGACGCTGGTGCTCCTGCTCTTTGGCATCGGCATCACGGTTGGTAACCTGGCGGGTGGCGCGTTAAGCGACTGGCGGCCGATGCGTTTCCTGGTGATGTCGCTCCTGGCGCTCTTGCTGGCGCTAACCTGTCTCTATTTCGCCGAGCCATTCGCGGTGCCGATGGTGGTCTCGGTCCTGGTTTGGGGGGCGCTGGTGTTTGCGGCGGGAACCCCGCTGCAGGCGCGTATCGTCGAACAAGCATCGGCTGCGCCAAACCTCGCCTCGACGCTAAACCAGGGCGCGTTCAACCTGGGCAATGCGAGTGGAGCGACCTTGGGCGGCGCGCTGCTCACGGCGGGGTTCAGCTATCGGCAACTCCCGATTGCGAGCGGGATCGTGACCGTCTGCATGCTCGTGCTGGCGCTATGGTCGGCCCATCTGGATCGAAAGCATCGGGTGGCGTTGGAAGCCGGCGAATTGACGCTTGGCTAGAACACCCAAATCGGAGTGAGTCGGAACTCAAAGCCGATTCTTTCTCGATGAGTGACTCTGCGGCTGTATTATCCCGCTTGCGGGACACCGACAGCGATGCGGCCAAAAGAGTGGCTGTATCCCGGTAGCCTTTGCGGTAAACTTTCGCTGACTCTTGCTTGCGGAGGCGCCTGTGCGAAGAGTTGTGATTCTTTCCAGTGTATTGTGGCTCGGTGCTTTGATGTCCGCGCCCGTTTCTTACGGGCAGGTGGCGCAGGGATCGATCGAGCATCCTTATCGAGGTGTTCAGACGAGAGTGCCGGGAGTCTTTGTGACGCCGGTTCCCAACGCACCGTTCTCGGCGGTCGTCGACATCCAGACGACGGTGGAACTGGACAACGGCCAGACTGCGATGCGCAAGACGACGAACCGGATCGCCCGCGACGCGCAGGGACGAATTTACAATGAGCGGCGGCAGTTGGTGCCGGTTACATTTGCAGGGGAGCCGTCCTTGTTGTCCGTTCATCTCTACGATCCGCAGACGCGGATGAGCGTCTTTCTCATTCCTTCTACCCATCTCGCCCATGAGATGGTGCTTCAACAGAGACCTCAAGAGCCGTCGCATCCATTGTCTCCAGAGATAAAGGAGGAAGATCTGGGCAGCAGCGTGATGGAAGCGGTCGCGGTCCACGGCATCCTGCAGACGAAGACGGTGACCGCCGCAGTGAGCACCACCGGCAAGCCGTTGATGATCAAGGACCAATACTGGTATTCCGAGGATCTGCACTTAAACATGCTCATGAAGCATGAAGACCCTCGCACCGGCGCGCAGATTATTTCGGTGACCCAAGTGAAGCGTGGCGAGCCGGATCCAAAGTTGTTCGAGGTGCCTGCGGGGTATAAGGCGGTCGATGAGACTCCGGTGCAGTGAGCGACCTTGCAGCAGACTAGACAACCACACTCTCCCGGTATTCGCCGAACACCTTCCGCATCGCCCCAGCGATCTCGCCAACGGTAGCGCAGCTTTCTACGGCTTCTAGAATCGCCGGCATCAGGTTGGCTCCATTGCGGGCGGCATCTGTCACAGCGTCGATTGCAGATTGACAACGCTGCTGGTTCCGGCGAAGCCGCAGGGCGCGAACTCTATCCACCTGCTGGCGTTCCAGGTTCTCGTCAATTGTTTGTGTGGGGATGTCCGGGTCTTCTTCTTGGGAGTAGCGATTGACTCCGACGACGACTACTTCTCCGGAGTCGACTTGTTGCTGGTGACGATAAGCGGCGTTCTGGATCTCCTGCTGCACCCAGCCTCGTTCGATCGCCTTTAACATGCCGCTCATGGCTTCTATCTGGGCAAAGTACTCCTGCACCTGGCGCTCAATGTCGTTAGTTAACGACTCGAGGAAATAAGAGCCGGCGAGGGGATCGATGCTTTGCGCGACTCCGGACTCGTGGGCGAGGATCTGCTGAGTGCGGAGGGCGATGCGGGCGGCCTCCTCGGTAGGGAGGGCCAGGGCTTCGTCGTAGCCATTGGTGTGCAGGGATTGCGTGCCTCCAAGCACCGCCGCAAGCGCTTGCAGCGTGGTGCGGACGATGTTGTTCTCAGGTTGCTGTGCGGTGAGTGTCGAACCGGCCGTCTGGGTGTGGAAGCGGAGCATCCAGGAGCGCGGATTCTTGGCGGCGAAGCGGTCGCGCATGATGTGCGCCCAGAGGCGGCGAGCGGCGCGGAACTTGGCTATCTCTTCGAAAAGATCGTTATGCGCATTAAAGAAGAAGGAGAGGCGCGGCGCAAAAGCGTCGATCTCCATGCCGGCATCGAGGGCGGTTTGGACGTAGGCGATCGCGTTGGCCAGGGTGAAGGCGAGTTCTTGCGCGGCGGTCGAGCCAGCTTCGCGCATGTGGTAGCCGGAGATGGAGATGGTGTTCCATTCAGGCACGTTTGTCGTGGTCCAGGCGAGCATGTCGGTGACGATGCGCAGCGCGTGATGTACCGGGTAGATGTAGGTGCCGCGAGCGATGTATTCCTTCAAGACGTCATTTTGTACAGTACCGGAGAGTTTTCCGAGGGGGATGTTGTGTCGTCTAGCAACAGCAACGTAGAGAGCAAGCAGGATGCTGGCCGTCGAGTTGATGGTCATCGAGGTGGAGATTTTGTCCAGGGGGATGCCGGCGAAGAGCCGCTCCATGTCTTCGATGGAGTCAATAGCGACGCCGACTTTGCCGACTTCGCCGAGCGCCATCGGATCATCGGAGTCGTACCCGATCTGGGTGGGGAGATCGAATGCCACGGAGAGCCCGGCGGTGCCGTTGGCGAGCAAAAACTTGTAGCGTAGGTTCGAGGCCTCGGCATCGCCCATTCCGGCATATTGGCGCATGGTCCACAGCCGGCCGCGGTACATGGTGGGCTGGATGCCACGTGTGTAGGGAAATTGACCCGGCTCCCCTAAATCCCGGTGTGGATCGAAATTAGCGTCGTCAAGATCTTGCTGGGTGAAGAAGGGCTGGTCACGCATCACCGCGCACCATAGCAGATTTATCTGCGACTTAAAACCGAGCTACCGCTCTGCTCGGCGTGCGCGATTCTTCTGCTCTTTGCGCCGGGCCTTGAAGAACTGGCTGAACGTGAAGGCGGCAAAGAGGACGGTCAAGACCGAATAGATGAGAAAGTGGGTGTGGTCGGGGCCGCTTTTGTAAGAAAAACGAAATTTGTAGACGTTCTGCGCGAAGAAAAGGAAAAACAAGGCGAAGAACAAGCCAGTGATCTCCAGCCAAAGGACGCCGCCGGTATGGGCCATTGGCCCCCAGACCGCCTCGCCGAACCGTTTGGCGCCGCGAGCTACTCCTTTTGCCTTGGCTGCAGCCTGGATTGTGGCTGGAGTTGAGATGGGTTGTTTTCTCGAGTATGACCCCTGACCGACTGATGCCGGGGCGTTCACCGCTGAAGGCGCAGGGGTTGCGGTAGCCCGCTGCTGGACTGCTTTTGCGGCAAGTCGAAGGCCAATCCCTAATTTTCGCCCAAAAGTTTCCGCAGCCATGTGGGAATTTTATCAGTGGGACAGGATTCTTTTCTGGTGAGGACGATTCGGATTGCGGTGCTGGATCATCAGAAGTAAGGTAGTGAAAATATATGTCTGTCCGGGGTCGCGCCCGGCAGGCGGAAATGGGGCTGGCCATTGAATAAGCGCCTGCGGGGTTTGATTCAAAAACTGGGGGAGGCGATCCATGAAACCGTTTCGGAATCAGAGGACATTGCCAGCGTCGTGCAGGATATCCGCAAGCAGGGATTTGACGTGCTCCTGATGTTAGAGGCGACCATCGGCCTGAACGAAGTGGAGCAGCAACCCGGCGCGATCCTGCCGCCATCCAAGCGTCTTGGCTCAGGCAATACCACGCCGGCTGAGGGCGAGGGCGCGGACGGAGAAGTAGTGAACGTGGGTGAGTTCACACTTCAGGATGTAAGCTTCCTGCGTTCCCTCCGGATCGCGGTTGAGGGTGAGAGTGCGGGAGACTCCCAGACCGAGGCATAGCGGTCCGGGTGAAAGAAATCTGGGGATGTGGTCCGATGCGTGAAGCCATGCATTGACCGTACATGATACGGGTTGCATTCGTGTGCTACACTCGCTCGTTCCGTA includes these proteins:
- a CDS encoding transferrin receptor-like dimerization domain-containing protein — protein: MRLAALSLSALCMVPVVSAQQPVASTLLGFSAGNAKNELDLEKRFLAIPDPERMRVSMQLLSARPHHVGSPYDKQNAEWILAQYKQWGWDAHIETFQVLFPTPKTRVVEMGAFRAKLQEPAVASDPTSNQRDEQLPSYNAYSPDGDVTAPLIYVNYGLAEDYEQLARYGISVKGAIVIARYGHSWRGIKPKLAAEHGAIGCIIYSDPADDGYTYDDVFPKGPMRPSEGVQRGSVLDAPLYPGDPLTPGIGATADAKRLKREDAQSLAKIPVLPISYGDAQPLLAALQGPVAPENWRGALPLTYRIGPTAEKVHLELAFNWDLKPVYDVIATMRGSEEPDVWILRANHHDGWVNGADDPISGQVALLEEARAIGQLAASGWKPKRTIIYCSWDGEEPMLLGSTEWAEQHAEELREHAAVYINSDGNERGYLSAQGSHSLEPLVNEVARGIADPETKASVWQRLQAYELLHGTADERKDAASRSDLRIGALGSGSDFAAFLDHLGIASLDLGYSGEDDEGVYHSIYDDFYWYTHFADTTFVYGRALAQTNGTLVLRMAESDLLPYDFAALADTLHVYATEVKALLETLRTEAKERQAALSLNAYVLTNDPKHPMVAPPSLETPPFLNFAPLDNALASLDKASGDYAKARSDASGKALFSASLKALNAQLTQAERQLTSPQGLPRRPWMEHLIYAPGWYTGYGAKTLPGIREAIEERRYADADAQIVLVAQAIENEARFVELLTGELKAVARQ
- a CDS encoding site-2 protease family protein; protein product: MSPQEIVIKLFQFAILLFALSLHEASHAWMASRLGDQTARMLGRVTLNPIKHIDPIGTLLFPLIAMFSGIPLLGWAKPTPVTGRNFRNYKRDDILVTLAGPCSNLLAAFAFVILLVVIAKTSQLGNDVVHQVASGQINVFQSTIMLPVVLFCYFGIIINLFLTAFNLLPLPPLDGSHIFRHMLPYSWTAMYDRLGMISLFLMIFFGGRVVGFVVSPVLFAIRSMLFSL
- the trpS gene encoding tryptophan--tRNA ligase, which produces MTTSSETSLSDASLAAESGNRKRVLSGMRPTGKLHLGNYMGALHNWVGMQDEYECYFFIADYHALTTDYADPSSVKQNTLEVGMDFLAAGLDPERSALFIQSHVVQHAELHLLLSMITSLGWLERVPSYKEQQENIVGKDLTTYGFLGYPLLQSADILVYQPQFVPVGQDQAAHVELTREIARRFNGYYCGKKSEDLSEVLPEPQALLTPSPKLPGTDGRKMSKSYGNFILLTDPEDEIRKKLKTMVTDPARVRRSDPGNPDKCPVGDLHKVFSSPETLAKVYEGCTTAGIGCIECKGWAADSIVAALRPIQERRRPFEENPELVWEILEDGGAKARKRAEQTMVEVREVMGLSPRRRGSIGT
- a CDS encoding segregation and condensation protein A, with protein sequence MTEANANPNAAARVDAKAPYEKTASDLKKEAANVSPFSVSVGQVYDGPLDLLLDLIRKQDIDIYDIPIAKITAQFLSYVEGLKQTDIDVAGEFIYTASLLIHIKSKMLLPRSPAESGDAETEDPRRELVERLLEHERFKNAAQMLAQKQQIENATWSNPQMREFLNADGPGQDIVQEIAADTVDLVRVFRQVLERARTRPVLDVEEDTVTVGKMIEVVRRRLVMEDKPIALRRLLANTRSERALICMFLALLELVRLQAILLRQEQNFSDILIKKHADFESVLNARMADAREEWD
- a CDS encoding MFS transporter, with protein sequence MAESVQSLPRKNILTHTPLMALAVAAFGIGTSEFIIMGLLPNLADSFQVSIPKAGILVTAYALSVTVGSPVVALATARLERKRALLLLLGVFILGNLACAAAPTYNMLFLARVLTALSHGAFFGIGSVVASNLVASNQRAQAIAIMFSGLTLANVLGVPAGTALGQAFGWRASFWAIVPIGLIAAVAVFWLVPRQPKVSSELIHEFRVLRNPRVLLVLAMSVLGSASLFCVFTYIAPTLEKVTAISPHGVTLVLLLFGIGITVGNLAGGALSDWRPMRFLVMSLLALLLALTCLYFAEPFAVPMVVSVLVWGALVFAAGTPLQARIVEQASAAPNLASTLNQGAFNLGNASGATLGGALLTAGFSYRQLPIASGIVTVCMLVLALWSAHLDRKHRVALEAGELTLG
- a CDS encoding acyl-CoA mutase large subunit family protein, with the translated sequence MRDQPFFTQQDLDDANFDPHRDLGEPGQFPYTRGIQPTMYRGRLWTMRQYAGMGDAEASNLRYKFLLANGTAGLSVAFDLPTQIGYDSDDPMALGEVGKVGVAIDSIEDMERLFAGIPLDKISTSMTINSTASILLALYVAVARRHNIPLGKLSGTVQNDVLKEYIARGTYIYPVHHALRIVTDMLAWTTTNVPEWNTISISGYHMREAGSTAAQELAFTLANAIAYVQTALDAGMEIDAFAPRLSFFFNAHNDLFEEIAKFRAARRLWAHIMRDRFAAKNPRSWMLRFHTQTAGSTLTAQQPENNIVRTTLQALAAVLGGTQSLHTNGYDEALALPTEEAARIALRTQQILAHESGVAQSIDPLAGSYFLESLTNDIERQVQEYFAQIEAMSGMLKAIERGWVQQEIQNAAYRHQQQVDSGEVVVVGVNRYSQEEDPDIPTQTIDENLERQQVDRVRALRLRRNQQRCQSAIDAVTDAARNGANLMPAILEAVESCATVGEIAGAMRKVFGEYRESVVV